The proteins below come from a single bacterium genomic window:
- a CDS encoding methyltransferase: protein MLDLPIMTFHITETQGDLDSTAECYLDGKYEVISRSGLSRTEAHLIEAIPLLPPKAERLLVLGNRTGAIAMIATHFHPGLQAIVSSLDLFHHHAVERNLLRNAAPGVSSRCEPYIPERDYFDAVCLQISQGTTSNELILDLLQQSHLALKIGGRCCVTVEEDAPWVTAHVKKFFGNCSIRGQKKNSTLLIGQKKSELKTLKVYESEFIMTLPKGLPVTLTTLPGVFAHRRVDPGAQALAEMAETQPNDAILDMGCGCGSIGISLAKNQPTVSVCFVDAHSRATAITQQNCFNNEITNFTVLLSDNGVPPPPRFTLFVGNPPYYSHDRITDFFIRTAFDALLPGGRAYIVAKIAAHSLEYMKEVFGNAELLHRRGYQIVKSVKS from the coding sequence ATGCTTGACCTTCCGATCATGACGTTCCACATCACCGAAACTCAAGGTGACCTCGACTCCACGGCCGAATGCTATCTTGACGGCAAGTACGAAGTCATCTCCCGCTCCGGCCTGAGCCGTACCGAGGCGCACCTCATCGAGGCCATTCCCCTGCTTCCTCCCAAGGCGGAACGGCTCCTGGTACTGGGGAACCGCACCGGCGCCATCGCCATGATCGCCACCCATTTCCATCCCGGCCTCCAGGCCATCGTGTCCTCCCTGGATCTCTTCCACCATCACGCGGTGGAACGGAACCTTCTCCGTAACGCCGCCCCCGGCGTCTCCTCGCGCTGTGAGCCTTATATCCCCGAACGGGATTACTTCGACGCCGTCTGCCTCCAGATCTCGCAGGGGACCACCTCCAACGAGTTGATCCTGGATCTGCTTCAGCAAAGCCATCTGGCTCTCAAGATCGGCGGACGCTGCTGCGTGACCGTTGAGGAAGATGCCCCCTGGGTAACCGCGCATGTTAAAAAGTTTTTTGGAAACTGCTCGATCCGTGGCCAGAAAAAGAATTCCACCCTCCTCATCGGTCAGAAAAAAAGTGAACTGAAGACCCTCAAGGTCTATGAGTCAGAATTCATCATGACCCTTCCCAAGGGGCTCCCCGTTACCCTGACCACCCTGCCGGGTGTCTTTGCCCACCGCCGGGTGGATCCCGGCGCCCAGGCGCTGGCCGAAATGGCCGAGACCCAACCCAACGACGCCATCCTGGACATGGGCTGCGGCTGCGGCAGCATCGGGATCTCACTGGCCAAAAACCAGCCGACGGTCAGCGTCTGTTTCGTGGACGCCCATTCGCGTGCCACCGCCATCACCCAGCAGAACTGCTTTAACAACGAAATCACAAATTTCACCGTCTTGCTCAGTGACAACGGCGTTCCCCCGCCCCCACGGTTTACGCTGTTTGTCGGTAATCCCCCCTACTACTCCCATGACCGGATTACCGATTTTTTTATCCGAACCGCCTTTGACGCCTTGCTCCCGGGCGGGCGCGCCTATATCGTGGCCAAGATTGCCGCCCACTCTCTGGAGTACATGAAAGAGGTGTTCGGCAACGCGGAACTATTGCACCGTCGCGGGTATCAAATCGTTAAATCGGTGAAGTCCTGA